Sequence from the Ammospiza nelsoni isolate bAmmNel1 chromosome 7, bAmmNel1.pri, whole genome shotgun sequence genome:
GCCAGAAATAGTGGTTGCTCAAGGGAATTGCTGGATAGGCACAAGACACCAGTGCAGATGGTCCTGGGCTGAGGGCTCCCTATAGATTGTTTTATTGTAGGTGAGCTCCTGTCAGTATAGTCTCATAGGGTTTTGCCAGAAATGCTTGTAGTTCTAGATTTCCCTGACGGGTTCGGCTGGCAGAGGTGTCCCAGAACTGCGGGTGTGCAGGGCACTGCCAACACTGTGGCATCACAATCTGCTGTAGGACTCTACTGCAGAAGCCTGACAATCCACCTGGAGAGCATCTGGTGTTTCAGCTCTGTTGGGGTACACCATGGGTGTGCATACATAGCTGGGATGAAGAAACACTGTTGTCCTGTACTGAAGGGGTATCGGTGAGTTAGTGGTAAACATGGCAAGTATAGCCTGAGAAATGAACTACTAGAACatacagagaaaaggaaaatacaagTTTCTTACCCAATAGTTAAAAAAACCTGCTGTTATTAGCATACTGTAGAGTGCAAGAATTCCAGTCACTGTTGCCAGAATCCACAAAGGAATTGTAGACTGAGGCTCTTGTATTTGGATGGGTGTCTCTTTAaggaaagagcaaagaaaacttTAGGTACATGAAATTAAAACCATCAATCTCTGCTTATTTATTCCTTGTTCCAATGTGTCATTTTTATTAATCATCATTTTAAGATCTCTTCTTCAGGAAGTCCAGAGCAGGAATGTAGTTTTACCAGGCaatccaacttttttttttaaggaaacaaaCTTCCTCCAGTCATTATGTAGGGAGTGTGTATAGGGAGGATATTGGCCTACAGAGGTTTCTCAGCTTACCTTTCACATGAATGACAGTCCCATTGCTCTTCTCATTGTAGACGTATGGGGGTGGATACATGACCTCAATTTTGCAGAAGTAGATGTCAGTTTGGTTGGCATTCATGTTCCAAAGATTGAAGATGACTTTGTCTTTATCATGATCCCCCTGGCAGTTGAATTCTTTAGTCGAATTGCTCCTAATTTTGGTTACGTTCCATGAAATAAAGCAAACTTCAACTGAACTGTCCGTTCCTTTGTGTAGCGAAGCTCGAAATTCCTTCCCTGTCCCATTGTATGTGTAGTTGCAAACTAGAGTTGCAGTTTGGTTAGTTACAATGAGCAAAGGATGCTGAGCCACTAAAATCTTGTTTTCtggaagggaggggagaaaaTGAGAAGAGCACTTGTTTATAAAATATAGTATGAGATTTCAGAACCCCACATCCTCCCATGCAACTCTTCTCCATATCTCCTCTCCCCTGCTGACACTCCCTGCCAGGGAGTACAAAACCCCCCATCTGCAGAAGCAGTTTCTCACAGAGTTTCTCACTGCAACTACTGTTGCAGCAATCCACCTGCATGTAAATAATATTACAGTCTTTAGGGGAGACTGAGATCAAGAGTGTTTTTCTTCAGTCAGAACACTAGCAGAGACAGTGGCCTGTGATTAGGATGTAACATCAGAGCTCAGAAGCCTAGTCTGCACCTGTGTGCTTGTGTGTACACCTAAGGCCTTCTTAGTCTATCCTTTACTTAGCCAGTAGTTTCCTGAGGAACATTATGGAGTGAAAATACTATGAATTGCCACTGCAGTCAGATAAGAGAatattatttatacattttctttttaattcaagGACTCCTGAAGAGTTTGCAGGTGGATCTGCTGAACCATTTCAAGGGTTCAGACCTTGGGCAATGAACACTAAAAGCATGAACTGCTatcattttaatgtaaaataagTAATTTCTCTAGCCAGCAGCTGTAGTAGATTCTTAATCTCTCAAGGGACACAGGAGCTGATTAATCTGACGCTGCATTGGCACTTAGCACTtgaaaaaagcctgaaaaaagcATGTCACATGAATGTATAATTGAATTTTAATTGACCAGACTGATACATAaacaggaaatgttttctgacaTGTAGACCTCTGTGCAATCATCTGCCAAACAATGAAACATAGCAAGGACTATGCGGAACAACAACTTCTTCCAAGAAAAGCCATCATGCACAAATGAGGCCCTTCTTTCCAAATGATGACACCTAAGTAAGAGGAAGAGAGTTGTGGCTCTCAATCTAGAGACTTGCCAAAGCTTTTATATGACTGCTTAAGTCTTCATGCAAGCTCAGTTCATATGAAGTCTGGATGGTCTTTTACAGATCCCTGAGAATCACCATGGCTGTTAGAATGACAATTGTGCCTCTTGTCCTCAAAATGTGGTATAAACATAGATTCTTTCTACTTAATCCATGTGGTGAGACTTCAAAAAGGCTAGTAAGGGAAGTGAAGTGGGAAGGAGGCCAGAACCAGAATAACCAGAAAATTActatttaaaactgtttttaacAATATTTAGGACCAAATTAGGCTTACTGTAGTCATGCCTGCACAAAATGATGAAGTATCCCAGCCTCTTAAGCAGGATACTCCTTTGGGATGAATGTGAAAGTAAACACAAGAGATGCATGAGACAGCAAGGACTAGTGCTAAGGTGTGGGTAGTAAAAACAACCTTTGGCTAGCAGGTTCTCCTGTTATCAGCAGAACTTGTGAAACTGCTGAAGTTGTTAATTCTCTTATTGAAAGTCTCATTTACCAGCCCTTGCTACAAATAAGAGAAGGAGATGTGAGACACGGAATGCTTTACTTGCTATCTTTAGCAAAGAAAGACTGTAGCCTATCCTCCTTGCATCTCTTTGCTCAGCACTGTTAGTGAGGGAGTGGAGGAGAGCTCATAACAGCTCTGAAATTCCACGTCCAGGCAACCAAAACACTGTGAAACTTTGATTGAAGGATAACCTTTCCAGGCTTTCCAATAGAAAGAGACAAGGATCTTTGAATCCTAGGACAGAGTGGCTAAGTAAGAGAGTAAGAAAGCCAGTCTTTACTCAAGGTGGTGCCTGTGGTGAGTTTTCATCAAAATGAAGACATTTCAGCAAAACAATTTGGTTTCCTTGAATCAGCATTTTCCGACAAAAGCTCTCACATAGGCTTATAAGGCATTCTAGTAAGGGGCGAGGTTTGGATTCCACTGCTTTAGACAAGGTATTTGATCATATTTTTGTTGGCGAGAAAATTGATCTTCGGCCTGTGTGGCAGTTTGCAAGTCTGCAGTAGAATTTTCCCACCTTTAGCAGAGCTTAATTCTACACATCTCACTTGAGACAGAGTTATTCTACTGCTTTGCAGTATGTGTGCACTACTACAACCCTGATTGTCACAGGGACTGAATACACCTTCAGGGGAGGCCTTTTCTGTCTCAGAGTTGACAGCCAAAATAGGGGCCCAGAACAGACAGAAGCATTACACTTTAAAAATGCTTGCCTGTTTTCATTGCTAGTactaacagaaaacaaatggatATTTATTGCTCAGCctcattatattttctctgtGGCCAGAGGAAAGTCAGAGAACACTGAAAATCCCATCCCTGAGGGACTGCCTTCAGATGTTTAGACTCTTCTGCAGATCTCAATGACTTATGCCCCTCTCTTTTGGTGTCATCAGCTAACCTGTATTCCTGATGTTTAGACCTGCAAGTTCATGCCTTGAACTCCACTGTTTAACTACAGCTCTGGACTATTTATGTCCCTGCCATGACACAGTGCTAATTGGCAACTAGTCTCTTTTGATACACTTACCTAAAATGATAAATTTCTCCAATTTATTTTCACCTCTTGTATTTATAATCCACTCTGCTTGCCTTGTGTTGCAGGCTAGGTTTGAaaacccagctctgtgctgctgatgctgGGATGGAGACTGGCTGAGCAGTGGGAAATGCTCATTTGTGGGTCATTAAATGAAGACAGCTCCTACATGATTGAAGCTAAGCACCCAAATCTACTTTCACAAATCAGTTCAAATCTAAATTAAAggagatatttttgttttcatttatagGAAGAACTCATTAGCACCACATGAATTGGTTGGGCTGCAATGCCAACAGGGGCAAGGCAAGCTTACCCCACTGGCATGCTGGAGAAGCTTTGCTGtcatcctcctgctctggaCTTGGAGCTTGTTTTAAATTGAAGAAAGTCAGTCATACTAAAATGTGTGTTACTTTCATGGGGATGACAGTAATGCCTAACATCCCTCACTTCCCGGATGATCTGAATAGGATTTGACTACATTCTTAGTAGGATCTAGCCCATTCCAAGCAAACATGGGCTGAGGCTGCTTTTGCCTTCACAGAGACAGTTTTTCCTAATAAGTGTCACTTTGGGTTTGTTAAATGGTGAAACTCTGAAACATTTAGTTGGTGTTTCCATTCCCCTAAGTAGGGTTATGATTGCCACTTCAGAGCTCTGTTCAGCCATGCTGTGTAGTAATAAATGTCTGTATCTTGGCCTTACCCAGCCAAGAAAATACCAgttatgaaaaataattgtttacaGTTTCAAAAAGCAGtgactttaaaaatgtaaaatcatTTCAGTCAATGTACACAGGCTGCAAGCCTGCTCAGGATCTTAGGATTTATATGCAATGGTGTGTAAGATCTCTGAATGCTTGTTAAGCTTTTTATAGATAATTTGTAGTGTTGAATATTTCTTGTAATCACACGTGAAGGAGTTTTGGATCATGAAACAAAATGCCATCCATCTATAATATCTGTAAAATACTGACTCTCTGATCATTGAACCAAATGCAAGCAAAACTTCattgaagcttttttttttctattcaccAAGAAAGTGAAATAGAGTTGACAAAGTATGGAAAATAACTATTTTGaggtgttgcttttttttttttcaccagaaCTCTTCATGAATCATCATCAgctattggaaaaaaatattctgctaaAATATTTAGTGCTCTCCTTCCTTTTTATTGCAGCTGACTTCAAGAAGCTATTTTCCAGAGCAAAGTATCCAAAATAAGTTGGCATTTCTgtaagcacaggaaaaaaaaatggcccACCTAACTCCCTGGGGGGATAGGGAAAAACCTAAATGAAAAAACTGAAAGGAATTTGTTTAAGCCACAGGCAGAAAGGCACACAGGTATGTTATAAACAAAGctattttgtttttgctgttgctggTTTGTTGTTCAATTATGCTTACTCTTCTTTCCCAGATACAAGGTTCCTTCTCTTGTACTTTGGTTCGAGGCCACCCAGCTGTGTGATGGGCAGCTGGGGGGAACCTCTCCTTCTGGCTCTTTCCTGCTTTGCTGTAAGTACTGCAGGAGTACTCCAGAAAGCTCAGGTGACACTCTTGCTTTAATCAAACCCAGTGTGAGCACAGGGGTTTTTCTTGGCagtttgtgatttgtttttttttaaacagggaTTAGTTGATGTCATCCTACTCTCGGCTAACCTTGCCTCATATCCATCCATCTTTTGCATTCTGGTAATCTGGGTAGGTTAGAAGTTGATTTTAACCCCCAGAGACCATAAGCCAGAAGGTTATGTGGAAAGTAAAAAGATGAGGTCAGTTATGGTACACTGCAGTGGGAACCTCCTTATATTCCTTATTTCACAAAATACCAGACACTTGATCTTTGATCTAGCTGCCTCTCTGACAGTCCACAGCAAGGTAATTATTTAGCCAacaaaaaggggaggaggaCCAACTTTGCAAACGTTAGTGTTTCTGCAAAAGGGAAATGACTGAACTAGTATTTCAAGTCCTTTTTTATGATTTAAACTCaacctgcagcagccactggtATAGTCTAAGAACAGGATGAATTCTGTGGATTTTCCCAAACCAAAATACCTGAGGCTTATAGCGCACTTCATGGCTTGAGGAAGTCCTGCAGGGTTTTGACCTGCCTCAATGTTTTCCATGTACTAAGGACCACTTATCTTGAAAATGAAGAGTGAAGAAAATAGATGGGGAAAGAATGAGAGCCCTGAGAAGCATATGACCTCATGTGCTTCTCTTTCAGAAGTTGTACAATCTTGGTGAATCTGTTGGAGAAACACAAGGTCTTCATGCAAAGCAAGTGTATGTGTGTTTATAAAGCCGTGGCATAACACCTGTGTCTGAGAACCTCACactgtgatttattttgttgCAATTCAAAAGCACTGCTTAAAAGCTGTTCACACCTCATGGAAATGTGTTCAGGACTGTTAACCTACTGCTGATACTTATCCACTCCTGGAATTAGTGTCTTCTTTGACAATCCAGGGGCCTGCTCTGGAAATAATTATGATATTGCAAACATagaattataaacatgggaaagGACAAGGAAAATACCCCTatgatttcttaaaaaatgtATATCACAGTGTCATGCAAACAACAATGCCTTCACTAAGGAAAAGAATTACGAAAGAATAAtatagaaataagaaaaaaatatattcagttGCATCTCTCATACTAGAAAAAGTGAAGTTTTAAGATGTTCTCTATGTTATAAATTTTGTACTGGAAACCagatttttattcctatttgTAACTTCCCTGGAAAATACAAAACACTGATATTTGGAGAAGTTCACAGCCAGCAGTCTGAAAAATTGTCTGTCTCAAGATTATCCTAGCAAAAGCCAGCAtctcttgctttgctttgccttcAATGTACCCATTGGAAAGACGTGTTAGGTCTGAACACAGGAACACTACATCAGCAAGCCAACACCAAGATAAATACCCTCAGCACAACAGGAAGATTCATTAAGATTCAGGATTTCAAAATCtcaaaaagtttttttttttttttccggaAGATCTTCAGAAAGAAACTAGATGTCTAGTTAGTATTGGTAAACCGCTAAACAATGCAAAAATCAGAAACTTGGCAAGTCCCATCCTTCCACCTTTGAGCTCAGTAAGCAACTCTCCTTTAGAGCATTTATTTGCTGAACCTGTGAGGATGTTGTTGCACTCAGCACTGGAGCCCATGACACCAAGCCAGGCCATGGGGAAACCTAAAGCTGTAGAAGTAGATTTGGGGATGTGGAGAGTCTGCCCCAAGACAGGCGCTGGCACCAGGTCTGCTCAGACCTGCTGCCCCCAAGAAAAGGCACTCGTGAGCAGAACTTGCTAAACCCAGGGTGTAGGTGAAATAAACACCCCTCTACCCATGCATGCAATTTCCAAATGGACCTAGAGAGAAGtcaaattaaaagaaagctCTTGGGTCTCATCTTGGAGGGATActtctggcaggagaaaaattGGCCTCTTGGTTATATCAAATTGATCCAATTGCAGCATGCTgcctctcccctttcccagaccttcaaagtgagaaaaaaataggGGAAAGGACTGAAATGTGGGGGGTTTTTGTTACCTGTTACATCAGCAGTGGGGATGAAGAAGAGCACCACGAGGATCCCCAGAAGCATGGTGTTAATGGTGGGCCCGCTGCCTTGTCTCCACCCCCTGCAGGCACTGCCGCGACTCCCAGGGCCCCGCAGCACCAGCCTTCCTTCCCTGTGTGGCCGAGCTGCACCCTCAGGTGCTCACACAacctctctcctcctctctctgcagcaCGTGGTACACTGCTAAGTAAAACTGTAACGGCAATGCTTGAACAGGAAGTTTAATTGTGTGATGATTTTAGTCTTAGGAAGTTACCTCTGCGAAGCTCAGTAATGCTTTAAAAGTGCTGGAACCTTCATCTCAAGAAGGGACTGCCAGCCGTGTATTGCAAAGAGTGGTTATGTTTGGGGCTCTGCAAGGCTGCTCCTGTGAGGGAGGAATGGAATTCCCCAGAGATGCAGTGCTCTTTATTTACCAAGAGTACATACACATGTATACTGGTTCCATCATGATGGGAGATGCAAACACCAGTTTCTAAGTTCCTGGTGGCCAGATCTGGCCCCTCAGGAAGTTGTGTGCTCAGGAACCTTCACCTTTCCTCACTCGTAGGAGCAAAAATCTTCCTCTCTTGGCCTGCCATGTTGCTTCTGCCTGTtttcccagcccctgggaaCACTGACATTTTTGGGCAGTTTTTTGTTCATAATAATTTCTCTGCATCTGCTTGTTGCCTTGAATGCAGAGCCAAAAGTGCAGGAAATAGTGATTTGGAATACCttcacattttgaaaaacatCCCAGTTTATGATGAGTGCAACTGTAATCCAGTTAACATCTAGAGTAAAGGCAGCATGCAGCAAGCACATTGCTCAGTCAGTGCTTTCATGGAGGCTGCCTTATGTAAAGGTTTTTCTTGAGCTCATCAGGTAAACATTCTCTCTTCCTTTGCTCTGCAAGCTCAATGTCACCTCCTCCCTTGCAAGAGCATGTTGTGAGAGCCAGGTGATGGCATTTATAACTGTGAGGCGCTCTGGTTATTAACTGTTTATTTTGTAGTTATACAAAGTAGTATAGTAGTAGTTCTACTTGCCAAAGTAGAAATATTCAACTGTATCAATGCCTGTCCCTATCTTTGATTTATTTGAGAGGAAAGGGAAGGCATTTAGCAGGAAGACTTTCAAGAAAATTGGGCAGTTATAGAGAGAAGTGAAGAACCATGTACTATTCTTTCATATCCCTTAGTATCTGAAGCCTTTAGGCCATGTTTTATCAGAAATTGCAAACGCAATTTATGAACAGCCTCAGCTGGCATATTTATCTGCAGTCTAGAAATTTAAACAATATTCTTTTGTTTCATAATCAGTGTTAGTTGCCTGCAATACTCAAAGTTTTGGAATTTcctcaaattattttaaaaatataaaagagaaaaaaaataagattctCTCTTTCTTAGCCCACTTTTGTTGTATCTAGATAAATGTTCTGACACATTTTTTTTAGTCATATGAGTGTACCTTCAGTTACCAATGAAATAGTCTCTGCTTAACTTGTAGTGAGAATCCCTCAAAAAAGTTACAAAATTCAGTACCTTTTTGCTGAATTGTGTCACAGAGATGAAAACCCACTGCTGGCTCTGGTAGCATCTTCTGGCTCTGGTAACTCAATTTACATAATCTGCATCTTGGCTGTCAGATCCTTTCTGTATTTGGGATATGGACTGGAAATACACAAGGAGTGCCTTTTACCCTCATTACAGAATTAGCAGAATatattgcagagagagagatagtGCCATTCATTTCCCTGTCATTGGCAAAGGGACACCATTCAGGTGGAAACCAGATTATGGAAACAGCTGTGCAGGAAGAGATCCTGCTCTAAGAGTACCATTAACAAAAACCTGAGGGAACAGTGTGCACTCTCTAGGTGAGGTCCATTTATTCCTTTTCATCCCTTTTTGCTCATCATGTGCCTCTCCCATTGTGAGGACacaccatggcactgagtgcaaACAGGAACTGGACTGGTGGAatggaggagaggaaagaggggCCACTGGGCAATTATCCACTGTGGCTCTGGAGACCAAGCTGTGATGGATCATTTCTCTCTGTGTTGATGAATAGGGGTAATAGTATTGCCCTTTTCAGAGAATCTTTTTTTAGATGTGATTTTAGTTTTGCCTAATCATCTCTTCTTTGATCTCTGGAGTAAGGAAAGGtgcttttcttcccccaaaTAGCTTTTGGCTCATCTGCTCTTCTTGATTTTCTAGGACTTTGAAACCCTTGTGTTTCCGAGGGTATGGCTCCTTTCCTTCTCAAAATTGCATCTCTTCCTCTAATTTAAACAGTTAGTTTCCAATCACTTAGATACTTGGCTTCACCACTTTGCATGTGTGATCTATTTCTTTTGCCAAAATTATCCTGAGGGCAGGGGAAGAAGATATTTTAGCTTTCAGCAAACCGTCTTGTACTTAGGGCAAACCACATAAAAGTTTATCTAGGaaaaaagaatgtgaaaatCTCTGTCAGTATGCCCtcacttttaaattttcattattcttCCACCTCTCAAAGTATCTCTCCTTCTATATCCTGAGCATTACCCAAGGGTGTTCTGCAGTAAAATTAATTCAGGCAGTATTGACTTCTATTCTTGCCCCATTTTTCATTCATATTTCAGTCTGTTGAGTCTGTCTGTACACTGGCAGACAGGATCTGCTTGCTGTCACAGCAATGGAAATCCAGACTAACACTGTAATTTCAGTAGAATGAGAGCTGTGAGAGCACTGAAAGAGCTAAAAATGCCATTTGGCcgtgtttggggaaaaaaaagtttccatCCCATCACAAAATGGCTTAAATTGCAGTCCAAGAGAAGTAAATTAAAGGTTTGTAAATAGTTTTCCAGGGTACACAAGAATCTAGAGCATGAGTTTGGGCTTTTTACTCATTACTGTATGTAAATAAAACAACAGTCTAGGTATTTGAGCATAGTTTTTCATGCCTACTGTTAAAAACTAAGCACTGACATGAGCTATGACCTGAGTTTCAGAAAAATCCAACAGGATCCAGTATggtttctgaaggaaaatatcCTTCTGAAAGGTTTTTGAATGATATTTCTGGATATCTTTAAGAGTACCAGGAAATCCCAAGCAGGCTGCCAGTTTGCCTTTACATTAGAGAATGAGGAGGTAATGACCCACATATCCTCAGCCAAGTGTTCAGCTGTTGAAGAAGGACATTCCAGATTTGTTATGATTAAACAAATGGATAGTTTAGaaggcaattttaaaataaattaagccttccttcaggcactggaagttGCATAGTACCATAATTGTTCCCAGCACATACTCTTGTTCTccagcaaataaaaatgtatatgcAGACTACAAGAATAATTGCACTAATATACTATCATTCACTTATTTCTGAAAAGTCCAGTCTGATGGGAGACAGTAGGTCTCTAAAATTCCCTTTTAACTACTATAGACAAATAACTTTAATATCCCTATACTGTCCTGCAGCTACATAGTAAGATTAAATTTAACAGTTTTCTAAGACAATCTTCCTCTTGCTTCCCTACCATAAAGAATCACGACACGGGCCTTGAGTGAATAAATCTAGGTAGCATTCTTTTGCTTGTTCTGCATACTTGTACATTGTCAGCTGCTAAAGTAAATGCTTTCTTTCTTACAACTGCAACTCTTAAAACATCTTGATTCTTCCATTGCTGCTCCAAGTAATGATTTAATTTGAACAGTGCTATGTACCCTTGGTACAGATGGAAGGTTGATTCTTTCACATCTTGCTTATAAGCAAGTGTGCTTTAACTAgctgtagggggatagaatataagaaaataaagatagtgtagaaagtaatcttacccctaaggagttgcagctgggcccaTTATCAAActttaggaacaggcctgactttaacaggccacagctgtaagcatGAGAAGAAGAGCGCTGTgaaagagtggggtggctggctgagaagggaactggagtcagttggctgctttgtgaagaagaaagagtcagtgctctgaggagctgtccatgagaaaacaccaagaaggtatggaacttttgtgataaggaggCAAGAGTATGGAATCCCTGTAATAGGATGGCAACAACTAGCTTTTGTAGAGGTAGGGTGACAGAAAGAGTGTAACATGCTGGCGTGTTATTCTTAACTAGGAAGACCAAAAAAAGTATGTTATTAACCTACAATAGTTTAAGTAGACTTGGCTTCTCTTCCATCTGTGTCTACTATGTCCAGTAAGTTAGCCCAAGGAGCTATGTTGCATTTGTTACCTGAAGCTCTTCATATATAGTCCTAGTGTGTCACTAGCATAGGACAAAGTACTGCCATCAAACACATATAAACCTGAAAGAGCTTAAGAGAAGCCTTCCCTATttgagaaaagaaacat
This genomic interval carries:
- the CD28 gene encoding T-cell-specific surface glycoprotein CD28, encoding MLLGILVVLFFIPTADVTENKILVAQHPLLIVTNQTATLVCNYTYNGTGKEFRASLHKGTDSSVEVCFISWNVTKIRSNSTKEFNCQGDHDKDKVIFNLWNMNANQTDIYFCKIEVMYPPPYVYNEKSNGTVIHVKETPIQIQEPQSTIPLWILATVTGILALYSMLITAGFFNYWQKSKKRLYHQSDYMNMTPRHPPYKNKGYPSYAPTRDYTAYRSWQP